A window of the Amblyraja radiata isolate CabotCenter1 chromosome 5, sAmbRad1.1.pri, whole genome shotgun sequence genome harbors these coding sequences:
- the LOC116972904 gene encoding calpain-2 catalytic subunit-like, whose protein sequence is MSGMALAVHRARQRQDGVGSCGRAHPFLGQDFAALRDESRGTGGLFQDSAFPAITTSLGHNELGAGSQKIHGVEWRRPPELCSDPKFIVDGASRTDICQGALGDCWLLAAIASLTLNTEVMSRVVPIDQGFDHGYCGIFHFQFWQFGEWVDVVIDDRLPSRDGELLFVHSAERGEFWSALLEKAYAKLNGSYEALSGGSTTEGFEDFTGGVAEWFELKSPPPDLFSIVRRALERGSLMGCSIDVSRGHHGPPPPPCDGIPHRPPPPPPRGPAHHHLSPPPPPSHLNPMGGGEGSAQG, encoded by the exons ATGTCGGGCATGGCGTTGGCGGTGCATCGGGCTCGGCAGCGGCAGGACGGAGTGGGGTCATGCGGGCGGGCGCACCCGTTCCTGGGCCAGGACTTCGCGGCGTTGCGGGACGAGAGCCGGGGCACAGGCGGCCTGTTCCAGGACAGCGCCTTCCCCGCAATCACCACCTCCCTCGGCCACAATGAGCTGGGCGCCGGCTCGCAGAAGATCCACGGCGTGGAGTGGCGCCGGCCCCCG GAGCTGTGCTCGGACCCCAAGTTTATCGTTGATGGGGCGTCTCGGACTGACATCTGCCAGGGTGCCCTGG GGGACTGCTGGCTCCTGGCAGCCATCGCCTCGCTGACCCTGAACACCGAGGTCATGAGCCGGGTGGTGCCCATTGACCAGGGCTTCGATCACGGCTACTGTGGCATCTTCCACTTCCAG ttctGGCAGTTTGGGGAGTGGGTGGATGTGGTGATTGACGACCGGCTGCCGAGCCGGGACGGGGAGCTGCTCTTCGTCCACTCGGCCGAGCGCGGAGAGTTCTGGAGCGCCCTGTTGGAGAAAGCCTACGCCAA gttGAACGGGTCGTACGAGGCTCTGTCGGGGGGCTCCACCACCGAGGGGTTCGAGGACTTCACGGGCGGGGTGGCCGAGTGGTTTGAGCTGAAGTCGCCCCCCCCCGACCTGTTCTCCATTGTCCGCCGGGCTCTGGAGCGAGGGTCTCTTATGGGCTGTTCCATCGACGTGAGTCGGGGTCACCAtggtcccccccctccaccttgtGACGGGATCCCTCacagaccaccccccccccccccccggggtccTGCCCatcaccacctctcccctcccccccccccctcgcacctCAACCCCATGGGTGGCGGGGAGGGGTCAGCCCAGGGGTGA